The DNA region aCTATAAACAAGTGTCTTTTTTGAATTCTATTTAAGTGCCACATTTTTTGCATTTTGTGCTTCTAGCTGGTGATTTTGCTggttaaaatggcccccaagcagAGCGCCGAAGTGCTGCTCGTGTTCCTAAGGCACTAAGGCCACGATGTCCCTTACAGAGAAAATGTGTGTGTTAGATAAGTTTCCTTCAGGTGTGTGTTAAAGGCTGAGTTCAATGGTAATGAAtcactatgtatatatattaaataagatgtctttaagcagaaacacacataaaacattaCATATTGATCGGTTGgcaaaaatgttgtgaccagaggctcacaggaacctaaccctgtatttcccctaggagcaatgGTTCAATATGCACTAATTCATATTCATGGTGACGTGATAGAACATAACTACCATGAATAATGAAAATTGACTACATTACCTCTTAAGTAAAAATGCAGTTTCCAGATAAAAGTTACATGCTGTGGGCATTATTCCATCTTCTCTTGTCTTTTGGTTTGCTTACAGTGGATGTTGAAACCCTAAAATGAGTTTGTGGCTAAATGTTACAAAATTTAGTATGTagcttctttaattttctttaaaaacgaTAATGTTAGAGCACTTAATACCTGCCTTCTGCTAGTTTCAGGAAGATTTTTATGGTGAAGTAATATTGATACAGAATATGTTGAACTGTCATAATTTTCTACTTTGAATTCatataaaacaaaggaagaatAAGGTTACGAAAGATAAGGTGAAGATAACATGTATAATGTTTGTGTTACAGTCTTCTGCTTTTAATGGAGTTGATGTTAAGCATTGTAGCAACCAACATAAAGTGGAAAAGATCAGATAAAAGATTTAATGCCCATAAAAACAAACCAGGTACTCAGGTAATACACAATTATTACCAATATAGACCTCAGGAAGTTATGCATTGGGAACTAAAAAAGAAGACACTCTGTGATGTTCTAAGCAAAAGCCACCTGAATAGGAGGTTAATCAGGCTGTTTTATACAGTGTCCTCAAAATAATGCGTTAAAGAAGAGTTCCAGAATAAAAGTAGTTTAATAAAAGAAATTGCTGATAGGGTTCAAGTGTACAGTTCTCTGATCCTTGGTTTGTTTCAGGGAAAGGATTAGACTGTGCTTGACAAAACAGTTCTTGATTCATGGACGAGTACCCCTGTTTTCTCTGAAGGTTTATAAACaaaccaaaccataaaaaaatatGCCTAGCTTTGTGCCTAGATATTCTGATTCAATTTATATGTTTTTAGTCTATTGTCATTGAGTGACAGTGGTTAATATTACTGTATAAATGGTCTTATGCGCCAGCCACCATGCTATGTGCTttgaatttattataaaatcatttaaatagcCAAGAGGTACCCATGTGTGGCAGACACTTTGTTTGCGCTTTTTACAGGAGATATTATTGCATCTAAATCATGTAGTGATTCAGATGGATAAAACAACCTAAAAGAGTAATTCAGATACTCATTTCATAGCTTCAGTCCACTGATCACTAAACATACAGTTAAATCATTGAAAGTTTTAGGTGTCGTGTGAAAGATTTATATTTATCATTTGGTTATGTTGTCTTGTATATTGCTTTGTGGCAGAAATTCGGTACTGTctagtaaaactttttttttttttcagtaaaattcttttttatcaTAAGATGCACACATTGGAATAAAAGAcagtattttaatcttttaataatAGTTTTAGGGAACCATGAAAAGGgtcagtttattatttttctgtacttaaaaaattgcagatggacattttaacaatagacTGTGTGGAATTTTATGATACTTTTATGATTAACTTGAAATTTTTTCCCTTATAGACTCCACTTTTTGCAAAGGTGGCTTTGCCTCAGCATCCACAAACTCTTCACCTAAGATTGGTTCCTGTGTGTCATATGTTTACAAGTCAGTGGGAGTTAAGCACATACAAGCTGAAAAGCCAAATAAGGAAATGTATTCCTTCTCTTAAAAGTTCTAATTTAAGTTAAATTCAGTGTTAgcttaaaatagtttaaatgttttattagagAACAGTTTGAGTAGCATAGATGATCAGAGTGGCAAATGACTGAAAGTTTTCAGAACATGTCTAAACATACGATCTGACATTTAATGTGGCTTAGTTGCATATTGGTTCTACCACAGAACACGTGAAAAGCCCCACTACATGTCTGTAAAGTTACTTTAGTCAATTTAAATAAACATTGCAGCAGTTATTAAATGGTACTTTACATATGACTAAAAACTTGACTTGTCTTGCATACATTTGTGTTTTAAAGGTGAGTATATTTCCAAAGACAGGGATTTGACCAGTATGGGGAATTACAGAGCTTCTCTGGATGCCAGAATAAGTTTGTCCTCTTATCATTGGAAACATTCCTGAGTTTTTTTGCTATCACTCTGGAGTCTGGAATTTGAGTTAAGTCTCTTCACTGATGATGTTTATAGGACAGAAATTAAAGTGATGGTCCCATGCAGAGAAGGTTATAGATATGTAGCCTTTGACTTTGCTGCTGATTATCAATTTTTCTTAAGTATTTGCATAATGTTATATCTTTCACTAGCTTTTTTTAAGGCCTTCAACATGAAAAATATGTAAGAATGATTCTTAACAGTATGCATGTAAGAGGCATGtaagaaagaaaatgtcataCCTTTGCCCTATagtttggaaaattatttaagcatcttatttacttatttttataagcAAATGTTTTATTCTGGTTTCTTGTGAATTCTTTGACTAAGAAATTTATGAGTAACATGATAATCTATCAGCATTTTCATATAactaaagagaaattaaatataaagagtaTTGTTCAGCTTTTTGAATTGCAAGTAAATAGCATTCCAATTCCAAATAATCCTTATTTACATGGGTTATAAACCATGAGACAATTTTCATTATAGGAAAATAAATGCTAATTTGATTTAGTATCTTTTTGAAAAAGCATCTATGAATAAAGTGTTGCTCATAGTTACAAGTTGTTAAAGTTTTGATTACTCAATGTCTTGAGACTTGAAAAGATTGTTAAAAGGATAATATGAAATAAATGAGAATTTGGGTTCGAATACTTTTTTAAATATCCCATaaatttggaagaattttaaacagTTTATGTACTGTGGGCATGGTTATACTTAATCCTATTGGGATAGTCTTTTGAAATTAGTAAccaaatgtcttttttgtttgtttttatgtttgaaaGGGCCAAAGCCAGTTTTTAGGTTGGATTGCGcagaaaagtgaaaagagaaTGCTCCACTTTAACCGATGTCAGCATCTGAAACAAATAACTCAGAAATGCTTTTCTAGTACACATGTGAAAATGGATAAACATGCACAGCTATTTCTTTCAAGAACCTTTGCACTTGCAGAATTAAGGAAGTCATGGCACTCAATCTACTCTCTTGTTGGAGACAAAAATATTATCCTGATGGGACCAcccggtgctgggaaaacaacaGTAGGCAGAATAATAGGTCAGAAACTAGGTTGTTGTGTCATAGATGTGGATGATGATATCCTTGAAAAAACCTGGAATATGAGTGTGTCTGAAAAATTGCAGGATGTTGGTAATGAGCAATTtttagaagaggaaggaaaagctGTGTTAAACTTCTCTGCATCTGGAAGTGTGATTTCCCTTACTGGGTCCAATCCAATGCATGATGCTAGCATGCGGCATCTgaagaaaaatggaataattGTTTATCTGGATGTACCTCCAATAGATATAGTTAGTCgtctaaaattaatgaaaatagatAGGATTGTAGGTCAGAATTCTGGAACATCTATGAAAGACTTACTTAAGTTTAGAAGACAGTATTATAAGAAGTGGTACGATACTCGTGTTTTATGTGAAGATGGGGCTTCCCCGGAGGAGGTGGCTGACAAAGTGCTGAATGCAGTTAAAAGATACCAAGATGTGGACTCGGAAACATTCATTTCCACAAGACACATTTGGCCTAAAGACTGTGAACAGAAGGTTCCAACAAAATTCTTTAGTGAAGCTGTGATTGAGGGGTTAGCTCCTGATGGTGGACTTTTTGTTCCTGAGAAGGAGTTTCCGAAATTAAACCGTGGGGAGTGGAAAAGCCTCGTAGGAGCAACGTACATAGAAAGAGCACAAATACTCTTGGAAAAATGTATACATCCTGCTGACATACCTGCTTCCAGGTTGGGAGAAATGATTGAAACTGCTTATGGGGAAAACTTTGCCTGCTCAAAAATTGCCCCTGTCAGGCACCTGTCAGGCAACCAGTTCATCCTGGAGTTGTTCCATGGACCAACGGGATCATTTAAAGATTTGTCTTTACAGCTCATGCCCCATCTTTTTGCACACTGTATTCCACCAAGTTGTAATTACATGATACTTGTAGCCACCTCAGGAGACACCGGGAGTGCAGTCTTAAATGGCTTTAGTCGTCTTAGTAAGAATGACAAGCAAAGAATAGCTGTGGCCACATTTTTTCCTGAGGATGGAGTAAGTGATTTTCAAAAAGCTCAAATAATTGGCAGTCAGAACGAAAATGGATGGGCAGTAGGTGTCAAGTCAGATTTTGATTTTTGCCAGACATCTATAAAAAGGATTTTTCAAGATTCTGATTTTACTGGCTTTCTTACTGTGGAATATGGAACAGTCTTAAGTTCAGCTAATTCCATAAACTGGGGCCGACTGCTTCCCCAAGTAGTTTATCATGCTTCTGCATACCTTGATCTCGTTAGCCAAggatttatttcttttggaaGCCCAGTCGATGTGTGCATTCCCACAGGAAACTTTGGTAACATTTTAGCAGCAGTGTATGCCAAAACCATGGGAATCCCTATTCGAAAATTTATTTGTGCTTCTAATCAGAACCatgttttgactgattttataAAAACAGGACATTATGATCTAAGGGAAAGAAAAGTAGCACAAACCTTTTCACCAGCAATTGATATTCTCAAATCTTCAAACCTGGAGCGACATTTACACTTGATGGCTAATAAAGACGGACAATTAATGACAAGATTATTTAATCAATTAGAAGAGCAGCATCACTTCCAGATAGAAAAGATTCTAGTTGAGAAAGTTCAGCAGGATTTTGTAGCTGACTGGTGCTCTGAGGAAGAGTGCCTAGCAGCTATTCACTCCACCTACAatacttctgggtatattttgGATCCACACACTGCTGTTGCAAAAGTAGTTGCAGACAGAATGCAAGATAAAACCTGCCCAGTGATCGTCTCATCTACAGCTCATTACTCAAAGTTTGCACCTGCTATCATGCAGGCTTTAAAGATCAAAGAAATCAGTCAAACTTCATCAAGTCAGGTGTATTTACTGAGTTCATACAATGCATTACCTCCACCTCATGAGGCTTTATTAGAGAGAACAAAACAGCAAGAGAAGATGGAGTGCCAGGTCTGTGCAGCTGATGTGAATGTCCTGAAGAGTCACGTGGAAAAACTAGTACAAAATCACTTCATATAGAAGTTTCCTGAGTAAAAAAAATTTCTGGTGATAAGCATGCAATAATAGATCACAAAAGTTGATTTGGAATAcaaataacattttgttttttatgtaaatatgtatgtcTATATGTAGATCTGTTATCTTTCGGAATTTCAATAGCCTAATCTCTAGATCTGAACATTATACCTATACATGCTCCTTGGATCCTTAATCTGGAAGTGACAGGTAGCATAGTGCACAGACCCTTGTGCTGTGCTTTGCACTCATGAGGGATATATCAGTTTCTACTCCCTCACCCCCACTTTTAAGCAGACCAAAATGTCTGGTATTCAATCTGGCAATTAAAACATTTAAGCATAGTTGTTACATAGTACATCTGTAACCATTACCAGTTCTCTATTGAATAGAAAGATAATTTACCACTCGAATGGTTAACTTCTGTGGAGGAAGTAGTAAGCTCATCTATTAAGAAAGGGCTAGTAGTGTTTTTGACTCTCCATTTCGCACTTGTAATTAATTATGTGTATTCTATGCTACCCAGATTAGATAAGTGCTCTGGCCTTCACTCCCCTTTGGATATGTATAGTTAAGGTGATGTAGTTTGAAAATCAAGACACAAGATTTAAATCCACGATGTAATAATCAACAGAACTACTTAGTAGtggatacagaaataaaattatgtatcTATTTCAAGAGAAAAGCTTTCCAAAATTCAGGGTATTTGAATAGTCTTCATGGAAGTATGTTTCTAGTTCTACCAGTTTTCCTGTATTATTTGGACTCCATTCCTATATAATTTGTCTATTGTCTCtcttttcaatgaacattgtCTTTTTTGGTAACTAAAATCACATACAATTGATGCACATATTTAGTTTTTCCTTCTTTGTAGTAACAATACATTATAAACATGATTTACATTTGTGAATTTCCTGGGTGTTTTATTTCTGAATTAAAGATTATCAGTGAAAGGACCTGTTAGTGTAATGGACTACTCTCAACCACAAGATGGCATTCCTAACATAATTTGTCTTTGCTGATAACATTCTGCTTCATTTTCTGGGAGAACTACCTCCATAGAGAAACatattacaggggcttccctgatggcacagtggttaagaatccgcctgccgaggcaggggacacgggttcaagccctggtccgggaagatcccacatgccgcggagcaactaagcccgtgtgccacaactactgagcctgcgctgtagagcccacgtgccacaactactgagcctgcgtgccacaactactgaagcctgtgtgcctagagcccgtgctccacgagagaagccaccgcaatgagaagcctgcgcactgcaattaAGAGGGGccaccactcaccacaactagagaaagcccacgtgcagccacaaagacccaacacagccaaaaataaataaataaacttaaaaaaaaaaaaagaaacatattacAAGTAGTCAAGAAAAAATTGTAATCGTTCAATGAGCAAAAAcaatctgtttaaaaaattttaaaattaaactaattATGTTAACTTTGGATCTATGGCTTCTAACAAGTACATTTGAAAACCAAAACTTGAAAACCAAGAGCCATTACAAGAAAATAATGGAAGATTCAAAGTTTACTTATTCACATAGGTCTTAGTTATTTTATCATTTGCTTTTAAGGATATTTGTTTCAGTAAATGACATGTTTAGAAAATGCATGTAAATTATCCTGTGTGTATGAGAATGCACTATTTTTCTGAAAGTGGGAGggacagtgtttaaaaaaaaatgacatgattTTTGCCCACAAGAACTGTAGTTAAGGAGACCACATGTAAAATTAAATCATGTATTGATACAACACAGAAGAGTTATTGCAAGACAGGTCATGAGTAAGTGAAAAATGATACAGTCAAGAGCTGTAGGATTACCATGGACCAGTCAgaaaaggcttcacagaggacagagaaacagaggTAAGTCCTGAAGGATGGCAAGATTTTCTAGGTGAAAAGGAAGGGGAAATACATTTTAGGCACACAAAGGAAATAGGTATGGTGAGTTGTTCAAGAGGGCACCTGCCTTTATCTGTGGTTGGTTTGTTCTCTGTCCAAAACTTATTTCATGCCTTCACTTTTTCTTAAAACCAACTCTAGCCCTTCCCTCTCAGCTAAAAACCTTGCCTCAGTCAAGAGGGACAAGCCAGCAGTGAAGACATGGTTTCCCACCACCAAATGTCTAAATCTGCTGTACCTGTTTTCTCTGCTCGCCTGCCTGCCGCTGGGTTGAACTGGGTGGTATTCCTTCAGGTGTGTCTTGGCTTCTGTTCCCGTCAGGGCACTCACGTCACTTGCCTCATCAGTTCTCTCCTCTGCTGTTTCTTCAGCCTCTCCCCTCTGATGGAAGCTTGCTTTCTATGCCATTCAGATGCTCTCTTTTCATATCTTATAAAGCAtaagagcaaaacaaaactaaac from Eschrichtius robustus isolate mEscRob2 chromosome 1, mEscRob2.pri, whole genome shotgun sequence includes:
- the THNSL1 gene encoding threonine synthase-like 1 produces the protein MLHFNRCQHLKQITQKCFSSTHVKMDKHAQLFLSRTFALAELRKSWHSIYSLVGDKNIILMGPPGAGKTTVGRIIGQKLGCCVIDVDDDILEKTWNMSVSEKLQDVGNEQFLEEEGKAVLNFSASGSVISLTGSNPMHDASMRHLKKNGIIVYLDVPPIDIVSRLKLMKIDRIVGQNSGTSMKDLLKFRRQYYKKWYDTRVLCEDGASPEEVADKVLNAVKRYQDVDSETFISTRHIWPKDCEQKVPTKFFSEAVIEGLAPDGGLFVPEKEFPKLNRGEWKSLVGATYIERAQILLEKCIHPADIPASRLGEMIETAYGENFACSKIAPVRHLSGNQFILELFHGPTGSFKDLSLQLMPHLFAHCIPPSCNYMILVATSGDTGSAVLNGFSRLSKNDKQRIAVATFFPEDGVSDFQKAQIIGSQNENGWAVGVKSDFDFCQTSIKRIFQDSDFTGFLTVEYGTVLSSANSINWGRLLPQVVYHASAYLDLVSQGFISFGSPVDVCIPTGNFGNILAAVYAKTMGIPIRKFICASNQNHVLTDFIKTGHYDLRERKVAQTFSPAIDILKSSNLERHLHLMANKDGQLMTRLFNQLEEQHHFQIEKILVEKVQQDFVADWCSEEECLAAIHSTYNTSGYILDPHTAVAKVVADRMQDKTCPVIVSSTAHYSKFAPAIMQALKIKEISQTSSSQVYLLSSYNALPPPHEALLERTKQQEKMECQVCAADVNVLKSHVEKLVQNHFI